The following coding sequences are from one Passer domesticus isolate bPasDom1 chromosome 11, bPasDom1.hap1, whole genome shotgun sequence window:
- the NCL gene encoding nucleolin yields the protein MVKITKTPKNQIKQKKMAPPPKKFEESEEEESSELEESSGEEMVPQKKPQKVAVTPAKKAATPAKKVATPAKKVVTPAKKVVATPTPKKAVTPTPKKAAVVTKGAKNGKNAKKEESEEEDDEDDDDEDDDEEEEDEEDSDEEEEPPMPVKPAAKKPAAVPAKKPAAVPAKQESEEEDEDEEDDEDDEEEDESEDEAMDTAPVPVKKTTPAKATPVKAKAAESEDEEDDEEDEDDDEEEDEEDAEEESEDEKPVKEAPGKRKKEMTNKSAPEPKKKKTDEKVQSPFSVFVGNLACTKEFEELKTGLREFFGKKNIEVTDVRIGSSKRFGYVDFSCAEDLDKALQMNGKKLMGLELKLEKAKSKEAMKENKKERDARTLFLKNLPYRITEDAIREVFENASEVRIVMNKDGSSKGMAYIEFKTEAEANKAMEEKQGTEIEGRAVVIDFTGEKSQQDHQKESKTLIVNNLSYAATEASLQEVFKKAASIKVPQNNQGRPKGYAFVDFATAEDAREALNSYNNTEIEGRTIRLEFSSQKGNMNARGGGGGGFGGFSQQSKTLFVRGLSEDTTEETLRESFEGSISARIVTDRDTGSSKGFGFVDFSSAEDAKAAKEAMEDGEIDGNKVTLDFAKPKGDFQRGGGFGGRGGRGGGRGGRGGFGGRGGGRGGFGGRGGFRGGRGGGGDHKPQGKKIKFE from the exons ATGGTGAAGATTACCAAG ACCCCGAAGAATCagatcaaacagaaaaaaatggctCCTCCCCCGAAAAAGTTCGAGGAAAGTGAGGAAGAGGAGTCCTCTGAGCTAGAAGAAAGCAGCGGAGAAGAG ATGGTCCCCCAGAAGAAACCACAGAAAGTTGCTGTTACCCCAGCCAAGAAGGCTGCAACTCCTGCAAAAAAAGTTGCTACTCCTGCAAAAAAGGTGGTTACACCTGCAAAGAAGGTTGTGGCTACTCCAACGCCCAAAAAGGCTGTTACTCCAACTCCTAAAAAGGCTGCTGTCGTAACCAAAGGAGCCAAAAATGGAAAGAATGCCAAAAAGGAGGAGAGTGAAGAAGAAGacgatgaagatgatgatgatgaagatgatgatgaggaggaggaggatgaagaagATTCTG atgaggaagaggagccACCAATGCCTGTGAAGCCTGCAGCCAAAAAGCCTGCAGCAGTACCAGCCAAAaagcctgcagctgtgccagcaaagcaggaatctgaggaggaggatgaggatgaagagGATGATGAGGACGATGAAGAAGAGGATG AGTCTGAAGATGAAGCCATGGACACAGCCCCTGTTCCAGTGAAGAAAACCACTCCAGCCAAGGCTACACCAGTAAAAGCCAAGGCAGCAGAATCTGAAGATGAGGAagatgatgaggaggatgaggatgacgatgaagaggaggatgaagaggatGCCGAGGAGGAAAGTGAAGATGAAA AACCTGTTAAGGAAGCACctggaaagaggaagaaagaaatgaCCAATAAAAGTGCACCAGagcccaagaaaaagaaaacagatg AGAAAGTCCAGTCACCTTTCTCTGTATTTGTTGGAAATTTGGCCTGCACCAAGGAGTTTGAGGAGCTGAAGACTGGTCTCAGAGAATTCTTCGGGAAGAAGAATATTGAAGTTACAGATGTCAGAATCGGTTCTTCCAA GCGGTTTGGCTATGTGGACTTCTCATGTGCTGAGGATCTGGATAAAGCTCTCCAGATGAATGGAAAGAAATTAATGGGTTTGGAACTCAAACTGGAAAAAGCAAAGAGCAAGGAAGCtatgaaagaaaacaagaaag AGAGAGATGCCAGGACTCTGTTTTTGAAGAACCTGCCCTACCGCATAACTGAGGATGCCATCAGGGAGGTGTTTGAAAATGCATCGGAAGTCCGGATAGTGATGAACAAGGACGGGAGCAGCAAAGG GATGGCCTACATTGAGTTTAAAACAGAAGCTGAGGCAAACAAAGCTATGGAGGAGAAGCAGGGCACAGAAATTGAGGGTCGTGCCGTGGTCATTGACTTCACCGGTGAGAAGAGCCAGCAAGATCATCAGAAAG AGTCAAAGACCCTCATTGTCAACAACCTCTCGTATGCTGCTACAGAAGCAAGTCTCCAAGAAGTGTTTAAGAAAGCTGCTTCCATCAAGGTGCCACAGAACAACCAGGGCAGGCCTAAAGG GTATGCATTTGTAGATTTTGCCACAGCTGAGGATGCCAGAGAGGCATTGAATTCCTATAACAACACAGAGATTGAAGGCAGAACAATCAGACTGGAATTCAGTTCACAGAAAGGGAACATGAATgcacgaggaggaggaggaggaggatttgGAGGATTCAGTC agcaaagcaaaacattGTTTGTCAGAGGCCTTTCTGAGGACACCACAGAGGAGACGTTGAGAGAATCGTTTGAAGGCTCAATAAGTGCAAGAATAGTCACAGACAGAGACACTGGATCATCTAAAGG GTTTGGGTTTGTGGACTTCAGCTCtgcagaagatgccaaagcagCTAAGGAAGCCATGGAAGATGGAGAGATAGATGGAAACAAAGTGACCCTTGATTTTGCCAAGCCAAAGGGTGACTTCCAGCGTGGCGGTGGATTTGGTGGTCGTGGTGGCAGAGGAGGTGGCCGAGGAGGAAGAGGTGGATTTGGTGGCAGAGGTGGTGGCAGAGGTGGATTTGGAG GTAGAGGAGGCTTccgaggaggcagaggaggaggtggagatCACAAGCCGCAAGGGAAGAAGATCAAGTTTGAATAA
- the B3GNT7 gene encoding UDP-GlcNAc:betaGal beta-1,3-N-acetylglucosaminyltransferase 7 translates to MFQWKKTIYKTVCLSFLLIITVTVLQRGMAPNQFMQGQQQKELPPSEPLKSQKRDNSFSISSSFWKTKKEKAPVKEESVMAKQTKSWDVTTTNCSANQNFSKVDWFKGMEPNFQQFLLYRHCRYFPMLINHPEKCSGDVYLLIVVKSIITQHDRREAIRRTWGQEKEVEGKKIRTLFLLGTASKEEERANHQKLLDYENHIYGDILQWDFLDSFFNLTLKEVHFLKWVDIYCDNVHFIFKGDDDVFVSPSNILEFLEDKKEGENLFVGDVLFRARPIRRKENKYYIPSALYNKNIYPPYAGGGGFVMDGALAKRLHKASETLELYPIDDVFLGMCLEVLKVSPVGHEGFKTFGIVKNKNSKMNKEPCFYRSMLVVHKLLPPELLQMWDLVHSNLTCSRKLNVL, encoded by the exons ATGTTCCAGTG GAAGAAGACCATCTACAAAACGGTTTGTCTCTCCTTCTTACTGATCATTACAGTGACGGTGCTGCAGCGTGGAATGGCCCCAAACCAGTTcatgcagggccagcagcagaaaGAACTGCCCCCTTCAGAGCCCTTGAAATCACAGAAGAGAGACAACTCCTTCTCCATCAGCAGCAGTTTCTGGAAGACCAAGAAGGAGAAAGCTCCTGTGAAGGAGGAGAGCGTGAtggcaaagcaaacaaaatcctgGGATGTGACCACTACCAACTGCTCAGCCAACCAGAACTTCAGCAAGGTGGATTGGTTCAAAGGGATGGAGCCCAACTTCCAGCAGTTCCTGCTCTATCGGCACTGCCGCTACTTCCCCATGCTGATCAACCACCCAGAGAAGTGCAGCGGGGatgtctacctgctcattgtggTCAAGTCCATCATCACACAGCACGACCGCCGCGAGGCCATCCGGAGGACCTGGGGCCAAGAGAAGGAGGTGGAGGGCAAGAAGATCAGGACGCTTTTCTTGCTGGGCACCGCCTccaaggaggaggagagagccAACCACCAGAAACTGCTAGATTATGAGAACCACATCTATGGGGACATTTTGCAGTGGGATTTCCTGGACAGCTTCTTCAACCTCACCCTCAAAGAGGTCCATTTCCTGAAGTGGGTCGACATCTACTGTGACAATGTCCACTTCATCTTCAAAGGTGACGACGATGTGTTTGTGAGTCCCAGCAATATCCTGGAGTTCCTGGAGGACAAGAAGGAGGGAGAGAACCTCTTTGTGGGGGATGTCCTCTTCAGGGCCAGGCCAATCCGTAGGAAGGAGAACAAGTACTACATCCCCAGTGCCCTCTACAACAAAAACATCTACCCACCCTATGCAGGGGGTGGGGGCTTTGTCATGGACGGAGCCCTGGCCAAGAGGCTGCATAAGGCCTCAGAGACACTGGAGCTGTACCCCATCGATGACGTCTTCCTAGGGATGTGCTTGGAGGTCCTTAAAGTGTCACCTGTTGGGCACGAGGGCTTCAAGACTTTTGGTATTGTGAAAAACAAGAACAGCAAGATGAACAAGGAGCCATGTTTTTACCGGAGTATGTTGGTGGTTCATAAACTGCTgcctccagagctgctccaaatGTGGGACTTGGTCCACAGTAACTTGACATGCTCAAGAAAACTCAACGTCCTTTAG